CGAAAAAAGGACTGGATCCGAATAGAAGAGCGCTTTCGCCCTGGAAAATTCCTTTGCGCTCCCTCCTTCCATCATAAAGTTGGCCAGTGTCCAGGGCGATCCGGCAAAGCCGAGCAGCGCCGTGCGGCCGCTCAATGCCGATTTGATCAACGGCAACGTTCTGGCGACGTAATTCAACCGTTCGACGACGGCGCTCGTGTCGAGCCGGGCAATGTCCTCGGCGGAGCGGATCGGAAATTCCATTTCAACGCCACCCCGGTCGCGGAAGTGATAACGCTGGCCGAGCGCTTCGGGCACCACGAGTATGTCGCTGAAGAGAATCGCCGCGTCGAAGTCGAAGCGCCGGATCGGCTGCAAAGTGACTTCGGCGGCCAGTTCGGGAGTTTGAACCAGCTCAAGGAAGGAGTGTTTTTCCCTCAAGGCGCGATATTCGGGCAGCGCCCGGCCGGCCTGACGCATCAGCCAGACGGGAGGACGATCCACCGGAATGCAGCGGACGGCTTTCAGAAACCGCCGGCGATTCGTCGTTTCCGCCGCGGTCGGATGCGCGTCCCACGAGGCATCACACCGGCCGGCGTCGTGACCTTCAGTGATGTCAAGCAGGGCTGCGCTGGTGTTCATCAAATCTGGTTTTCGATTCCGGG
Above is a genomic segment from Candidatus Angelobacter sp. containing:
- the hemE gene encoding uroporphyrinogen decarboxylase — encoded protein: MNTSAALLDITEGHDAGRCDASWDAHPTAAETTNRRRFLKAVRCIPVDRPPVWLMRQAGRALPEYRALREKHSFLELVQTPELAAEVTLQPIRRFDFDAAILFSDILVVPEALGQRYHFRDRGGVEMEFPIRSAEDIARLDTSAVVERLNYVARTLPLIKSALSGRTALLGFAGSPWTLANFMMEGGSAKEFSRAKALFYSDPVLFSRLMEKLTTAVTQFLQLQIDAGVDAIQIFDSLGGILSADVYEPASSIWIRWIIESLGGGTPVIVFGKGAYGSRDVLLRTGAQAFSVDWTVPLAEVREHFPENVGVQGNLDPFLLNTTPAVVAIETSRILETMRGHNGHIFNLGHGTPPTARLECIESLVATVRSFK